In one Corallococcus soli genomic region, the following are encoded:
- a CDS encoding peptidylprolyl isomerase: MVWNFRWVGMAVVGLSLGVSGCGKEKSAATPSVEGPVVAHVGDAKITQAELEAKLAEQPAFVRARYDTPEKKKEFLDNLVRFELLVQEARRRGLESDPEVRSMLEKVMVQHLVKAQTEAVDAAVSDADARAYYDAHLSEFVKPERVRVSQLLLKAPKGSPERQKALTQAVKLAAEAQRGGDVLRAFDTAVRAHSQDTATQAQGGDLGFRTREELTVAGGEALAESAWGLKTVGQLTAPIESDAGVHLLMLQARQLGNEQTFEQAKPRILQRLGAERRAKALDTLVEKLRAQTKVEVDEGVLAKVNPEAGVKPAADQAGAQPR; encoded by the coding sequence ATGGTTTGGAATTTCCGGTGGGTGGGGATGGCCGTGGTGGGGCTGTCACTGGGAGTGAGTGGTTGTGGCAAGGAGAAGTCCGCCGCGACACCCTCCGTCGAGGGACCGGTGGTGGCGCATGTGGGGGATGCGAAAATCACCCAGGCGGAGCTGGAGGCGAAGCTGGCGGAACAGCCCGCCTTCGTCAGGGCCCGTTACGACACCCCTGAGAAGAAGAAGGAATTCCTAGACAACCTTGTTCGCTTTGAATTGCTTGTCCAGGAGGCGCGGCGGCGCGGGCTGGAGTCGGACCCGGAGGTCCGCTCGATGCTTGAGAAGGTGATGGTGCAACACCTTGTCAAAGCCCAGACCGAAGCCGTGGATGCGGCGGTGAGCGACGCGGACGCGCGGGCCTACTACGACGCCCACCTTTCGGAGTTCGTGAAGCCGGAGCGGGTGCGGGTGAGCCAGTTGTTGTTGAAGGCGCCCAAGGGCAGCCCGGAGCGCCAGAAGGCGCTCACCCAGGCCGTGAAGCTGGCGGCGGAGGCACAGCGGGGCGGGGATGTGCTGCGAGCCTTCGACACGGCGGTCCGTGCCCACTCACAGGACACGGCGACGCAGGCACAGGGTGGAGACCTGGGATTCCGGACCCGAGAGGAATTGACGGTGGCGGGGGGCGAGGCCCTCGCGGAGTCCGCCTGGGGCCTGAAGACAGTGGGGCAACTGACGGCGCCCATCGAATCCGACGCGGGCGTCCACCTGCTGATGTTGCAGGCGCGTCAGCTGGGGAATGAACAGACGTTTGAACAGGCAAAGCCTCGCATCCTCCAGCGTCTGGGAGCGGAGCGACGGGCGAAGGCCCTGGACACGCTTGTCGAGAAACTGCGTGCCCAGACGAAGGTGGAGGTGGACGAGGGCGTGCTCGCGAAGGTGAACCCCGAAGCGGGTGTGAAGCCCGCGGCGGATCAGGCGGGGGCTCAGCCCCGGTAG
- a CDS encoding metallophosphoesterase, with protein MDRTKSLSLAPLAALLVMGFASGTALALPRDPYLQRVGPDTATVAFRLASNCSAAQVRYGVGNTSAAARSTATSRIHAVVLTGLTPATTYTYSVDACGETTPAKTFVTAPVPGTRRVHFAAVGDFGTGGSDQRKVAASMLTNKPELFVALGDNAYASGTETEFQTNLFTPMAALLAQVPMFATPGNHEYVTNEAQPYLDNLYLPTNNAEGSERYYSFDWGHVHFVSIDSNCAVGLASASKCTLAAQKAFVEKDLAATTQPWKVVFFHHPSWSSGEHGSQLTMRRQFGPLFEKYGVDLVLTGHDHNYERSKPMLGDAESGKSERGVPYLVVGGGGATLRKFATSRPSWSVMRDDAAHGFLDVEVVEGTLTAKLVKTNGGTLDSFSLTKELPAPPPPPQGTLNVTVGSASGTAPHTASFVATASQAGTSVTWDFGDGVTAQGAQVEHVYTQPGTYTATATATSQGAAPLTATTVVTVTGSGTTDPGTGEEDPGTDTGADPGTPTNPRPELPSTPSTPGITPGEDSEGGGGCAAGPGVLLPAAALLLAGLIRRRRSR; from the coding sequence ATGGACCGGACGAAGTCTCTGTCGCTCGCCCCCCTGGCTGCCCTGCTCGTGATGGGCTTTGCCTCGGGCACCGCGCTCGCCCTGCCGCGTGATCCCTATCTGCAGCGCGTGGGCCCCGACACCGCCACCGTGGCGTTCCGGCTGGCCTCGAACTGCTCGGCGGCCCAGGTCCGCTATGGCGTGGGCAACACCAGCGCGGCGGCACGCTCGACAGCCACGTCCCGTATCCACGCCGTGGTCCTCACCGGCCTCACCCCCGCCACCACCTATACGTACTCCGTGGACGCGTGCGGTGAGACGACCCCGGCCAAGACGTTCGTCACCGCGCCCGTCCCCGGCACCCGGCGCGTGCACTTCGCCGCCGTGGGCGACTTCGGCACGGGCGGCAGCGACCAGCGGAAGGTCGCCGCCTCCATGCTCACCAACAAGCCGGAGCTCTTCGTCGCGCTGGGTGACAATGCCTACGCGTCCGGGACGGAGACCGAGTTCCAGACGAACCTCTTCACCCCCATGGCCGCCCTGCTCGCGCAGGTGCCCATGTTCGCGACGCCGGGCAATCACGAGTACGTGACCAACGAGGCCCAGCCCTACCTGGACAACCTCTACCTGCCCACCAACAACGCAGAGGGCTCGGAGCGCTACTACTCGTTCGACTGGGGCCACGTGCACTTCGTGTCCATCGACTCCAACTGCGCCGTGGGGCTCGCGTCCGCTTCCAAGTGCACGCTCGCCGCGCAGAAGGCCTTCGTGGAGAAGGACCTCGCCGCCACCACCCAGCCGTGGAAGGTCGTCTTCTTCCACCACCCGTCGTGGTCCAGCGGCGAGCACGGCTCGCAGCTCACCATGCGCCGCCAGTTCGGCCCCCTGTTCGAGAAGTACGGCGTGGACCTGGTGCTCACCGGCCATGACCACAACTACGAGCGCAGCAAGCCCATGCTCGGCGACGCCGAGTCCGGCAAGTCGGAGCGCGGCGTCCCCTACCTCGTCGTCGGCGGCGGCGGCGCCACCCTGCGCAAGTTCGCCACCTCCCGTCCGTCCTGGAGCGTCATGCGCGATGACGCCGCCCATGGCTTCCTCGACGTGGAGGTCGTGGAGGGCACCCTCACCGCGAAGCTCGTGAAGACGAACGGCGGCACCCTCGACTCCTTCTCCCTCACCAAGGAGCTGCCCGCCCCTCCCCCGCCGCCCCAGGGCACGCTCAACGTCACCGTCGGCAGCGCCAGCGGCACCGCCCCCCACACGGCCTCGTTCGTCGCGACGGCCTCCCAGGCGGGCACCTCCGTCACCTGGGACTTCGGCGACGGCGTCACCGCCCAGGGCGCCCAGGTGGAGCACGTCTACACGCAGCCCGGCACCTACACCGCCACGGCGACCGCCACTTCCCAGGGCGCCGCGCCCCTGACCGCCACCACCGTCGTCACCGTGACGGGCAGCGGCACCACCGACCCGGGCACCGGCGAGGAAGACCCGGGCACGGACACCGGAGCCGACCCGGGCACCCCCACCAACCCGCGCCCGGAACTGCCCTCAACGCCTTCGACGCCGGGCATCACGCCCGGGGAAGACTCCGAAGGGGGCGGAGGCTGCGCCGCCGGTCCGGGCGTCCTGCTCCCCGCCGCCGCGCTCCTCCTCGCGGGCCTCATCCGCCGCCGCCGGAGCCGCTGA
- a CDS encoding RsmB/NOP family class I SAM-dependent RNA methyltransferase, protein MSRAQHERARPNPNRPLREDLVLQACLEAYGGVRREGRLSDRALEFVLRRKTLLYSTERRAVAERVYALLRRQRTVDFLLERSHHNFETLDGTRQDVMRLATSRILHGEDPNYVSRTSGLSGTDLSVLDRLPDAAAELDGLPDAQRFPIAASLPDFLAEKFRAVFGKDASRAAEAMNERAPLNARVNSLKGDRDVLQERLAAEDVESTKPTPLSPLGITLETRLNIFSLQNFKDGWLEIQDEGSQLLGMLVDAPPTRVVDACAGAGGKTLQLAAQMKNRGDLHALDVDEGRMEDLRKRARRAGVHNVRTQIIPPEGPEAEAALEPLKGQADRVLVDAPCSGTGTFRRKPDARYRLTPESLEMHVARQKALLERFSTLVKPGGRLIYGTCSVLREENEDVVQDFLSRHPEFTVRPVAEILGAELGKKVSAGPFMRLAPHLHGTDGFFGAVLVRAK, encoded by the coding sequence ATGAGCCGCGCCCAGCACGAGCGCGCCCGTCCCAACCCGAACCGCCCCCTGCGCGAAGACCTGGTCCTCCAGGCCTGTCTGGAGGCCTACGGCGGCGTGCGCCGCGAGGGCCGGCTGTCCGACCGCGCCCTGGAGTTCGTCCTGCGCCGCAAGACGCTCCTGTACTCCACGGAGCGCCGCGCCGTGGCCGAGCGCGTCTACGCGCTGCTGCGCCGCCAGCGCACCGTGGACTTCCTGCTGGAGCGCTCCCACCACAACTTCGAGACCCTGGACGGCACCCGCCAGGACGTCATGCGGCTGGCCACGTCCCGCATCCTCCACGGCGAGGACCCCAACTACGTCTCGCGCACCAGCGGCCTGTCCGGCACGGACCTCTCCGTGCTTGATCGGCTCCCGGACGCCGCCGCCGAACTGGACGGCCTGCCCGACGCGCAGCGCTTCCCCATCGCCGCGTCGCTGCCGGACTTCCTCGCGGAGAAGTTCCGCGCCGTCTTCGGCAAGGACGCCAGCCGCGCCGCCGAGGCGATGAACGAGCGCGCCCCGCTCAACGCCCGCGTCAACTCGCTCAAGGGCGACCGCGACGTGCTCCAGGAGCGCCTGGCCGCCGAGGACGTGGAGTCCACGAAGCCCACGCCGCTGTCCCCGCTGGGCATCACGCTGGAGACGCGCCTCAACATCTTCTCGCTCCAGAACTTCAAGGACGGCTGGCTCGAAATCCAGGACGAGGGCAGCCAGCTGCTCGGCATGCTCGTGGACGCGCCGCCCACCCGCGTCGTGGACGCGTGCGCGGGCGCCGGCGGCAAGACGCTCCAGCTGGCCGCGCAGATGAAGAACCGCGGTGACCTGCACGCGCTCGACGTGGACGAGGGCCGCATGGAGGACCTGCGCAAGCGCGCGCGCCGTGCCGGCGTGCACAACGTGCGCACGCAGATCATCCCGCCCGAAGGTCCGGAGGCGGAGGCCGCGCTGGAGCCCCTCAAGGGTCAGGCGGACCGCGTGCTGGTGGACGCGCCGTGCAGCGGCACCGGCACCTTCCGCCGCAAGCCGGACGCCCGCTACCGCCTCACGCCGGAGTCCCTGGAGATGCACGTCGCCCGGCAGAAGGCCCTGCTCGAGCGCTTCTCCACCCTGGTGAAGCCCGGCGGCCGGCTCATCTACGGGACGTGCAGCGTGCTGCGCGAGGAGAACGAGGACGTGGTGCAGGACTTCCTGTCCCGGCACCCGGAGTTCACCGTGCGCCCCGTGGCCGAAATCCTGGGCGCGGAGCTGGGCAAGAAGGTGAGCGCCGGCCCCTTCATGCGCCTGGCCCCGCACCTCCACGGCACTGACGGCTTCTTCGGCGCCGTGCTCGTCCGCGCGAAGTAA